The Coregonus clupeaformis isolate EN_2021a chromosome 18, ASM2061545v1, whole genome shotgun sequence genome has a segment encoding these proteins:
- the naaladl1 gene encoding aminopeptidase NAALADL1: protein MLKKVLLGSLGAALVLTAGILLGHFGIQKGSTTPGWVMDVTQDVDEALIQKFIAEVDNIAIQENLRELTKVPHMATSTGDEKTVQYMLKRWQDPDTGLDQAWREEYKVYLSFPDPNTPNKVTVVSPSDAVLYTAREKEKAYSPDQEDPEVVQPYAAYAPAGHPKGRLVYANQGKPSDYLLLNQTLDLTGTIAITRYGGEGRAGKAINAAPYGVIGVLVYTDPWDINDGKMSDTNETYPYSWYMPPSGVERGSFNTHYGDMLTPYLAAKDDTYRIPAKNITGIPPIPTQPIGFEDAYALICALGGEPAPSEWQGAFKCTYNLGGPGFKSTSTFNNSDVKLDIYNREELKNSANVMGVIRGSVEPDRYVIYGNHRDSWVHGAIDPSSGTSVMLEVTRVLGRMVKQGKWRPRRSIIFGSWGAEEFGLIGSTEYTEEYYSRLSERSVAYINVDISVFANATLRASGSPSAQSVILKASKQVKTPGSDSTSVYDNWIRYFNRTSPTYGVIPNVGFLTGAGSDYAAFIHFLGITSMDISYTYDRTKTRARIYPAYHTAYDTFDYSSKFIDPGFTSHQTVARTAGNVLMRLADSLLLPFNCSDYAETLEGYLNKALELYTDGLAAHSISIKPLKDAVSNFRFAAASLDKLIRDSDLADETPLKVRRINDQLMLLDRAFLDPVAFPDRYGFRHVIWASSNAGQPTFPGLADAYARATSTGLDSDWKEAHRQLSTLIQAIQGAAHTLGDVI from the exons CGATACAGGAGAACCTCAG GGAACTGACTAAAGTGCCCCACATGGCGACCTCGACAGGGGATGAGAAGACTGTTCAGTACATGTTGAAGAGGTGGCAGGACCCAGACACAGGTCTGGACCAGGCCTGGAGGGAGGAGTACAAGGTCTACCTGTCCTTCCCAGACCCCAACACCCCCAACAAGGTCACCGTGG tgagCCCCTCTGATGCTGTCCTGTACACTgccagagagaaggagaaggcaTACAGTCCAGACCAGGAGGATCCTGAGGTGGTTCAGCCCTATGCAGCCTACGCCCCCGCCGGACACCCAAAG ggaaGACTGGTCTACGCCAACCAAGGGAAGCCCAGTGACTACCTCCTACTCAACCAGACCCTGGACCTGACAGGGACCATCGCTATCACCAGatatggaggggaggggagagcagggaaG GCCATCAATGCAGCTCCGTACGGTGTGATCGGGGTGCTGGTCTACACCGACCCGTGGGACATCAACGATGGCAAGATGTCCGACACCAACGAGACGTACCCCTATTCCTGGTACATGCCCCCCTCAGGAGTGGAGAGGGGCTCCTTCAACACCCACTATGGAGACATGCTGACACCCTACCTGGCCGCTAAAG ATGACACATACAGAATACCAGCTAAGAATATCACCGGGATCCCGCCAATCCCGACTCAACCAATCGGGTTTGAGGATGCCTATGCCTTGATCTG TGCGCTGGGAGGAGAGCCCGCTCCATCCGAATGGCAGGGAGCATTCAAGTGCACGTATAATTTGGGGGGACCAGGATTCAAATCAACATCCACCTTCAACAACAG CGATGTAAAACTGGACATCTATAACCGTGAGGAGCTGAAGAATTCTGCCAATGTGATGGGGGTGATTCGAGGCAGTGTTGAGCCAG ACAGGTATGTGATCTACGGTAACCACAGAGACAGCTGGGTTCACGGGGCCATCGACCCCAGCAGTGGAACCTCCGTGATGCTGGAGGTGACCCGGGTGCTGGGACGGATGGTCAAGCAGG GGAAATGGAGGCCACGGAGGTCCATCATCTTTGGGAGCTGGGGAGCCGAGGAGTTTGGTCTGATCGGATCCACAGAGTACACTGAG GAGTACTACAGCAGGCTGAGCGAACGTTCTGTCGCCTACATCAACGTGGACATATCTGTATTCG CTAACGCTACTCTAAGGGCATCGGGGTCCCCCTCTGCTCAGAGCGTTATCCTCAAGGCCTCCAAACAG GTGAAGACACCTGGATCAGACTCAACATCCGTCTACGACAACTGGATCCGCTACTTCAACCGTACTAGCCCCACTTACGGAGTCATCCCCAA TGTGGGTTTTCTGACCGGGGCAGGAAGTGATTACGCTGCCTTCATCCACTTCCTTGGAATCACCTCCATGGATATCTCCTATACCTACGACAGA ACCAAAACAAGAGCTAGAATCTACCCAGCGTACCACACTGCATACGACACCTTTGACTATTCCTCCAAGTTCATCGACCCAG GGTTCACCAGTCACCAGACGGTTGCCAGGACGGCAGGGAACGTCCTGATGCGATTGGCTGATAGCCTTCTGTTGCCGTTCAACTGCAGTGACTATGCAGAGACTCTGGAGGGATACCTCAATAAAGCCCTGGAGCTGTACACTGATGGACTGGCAGCACACAGCATCTCTATAA AGCCATTAAAGGATGCTGTGAGTAACTTCCGCTTTGCAGCCGCCAGCCTGGACAAGCTGATCAGAGATTCAGACTTGGCTGACGAGAC GCCCTTGAAGGTACGTAGGATCAATGACCAACTGATGCTCCTGGACAGGGCTTTCCTGGACCCGGTGGCGTTCCCTGATCGATATGGATTCAG ACATGTGATCTGGGCGTCCAGTAATGCTGGACAGCCTACCTTCCCAGGACTGGCTGATGCGTATGCCAGAGCTACGTCAACTGGACTGGACAGCGACTGGAAAGAAGCACACCGTCAGCTGTCCACCCTGATCCAGGCCATACAGGGAGCCGCTCACACACTGGGGGACGTCATTTAG
- the LOC121587357 gene encoding palmitoyltransferase ZDHHC19, producing MELDNDKPRKKKRPHWIVRGLGPSFTACMGFVISVLYITFPCAWLATHVSVAYPVASAMLLTGTLVTFLVSSFMDPGILHQDPPWPGTAEVAYVIVNGQKYEMDWCSRCELYLPPAAWHCRRCNACVDRFDHHCEWLNNCVGRRNYRVFLLFLLLLTSYLLLVLSSSQLYLFLTLLILQQPFSLPHATTVVVMVTSLACVLLVLVILISHIKLISNGEPSSTIEPYFEPDDQNPFDQGCWKNWTHVLCSKTGPRYLGAVKPSRGGDTEGDWSRVTPLHQEDLCLYSCGQVSCCNTCKHHKVAVGPASRDRFKHNTLSLDSLKEGRGSHYCYRKVVPAGCVITDKHSNNKKPSQSSAVEIPDIVAAGDEDLDQERDEVPIRAAK from the exons ATGGAATTGGACAACGACAAGCCGCGCAAGAAGAAACGGCCGCACTGGATTGTGAGAGGTCTCGGGCCGAGTTTTACTGCCTGCATGGGTTTCGTAATAAGCGTTCTGTACATCACTTTCCC GTGCGCTTGGTTGGCTACTCATGTTTCAGTAGCCTATCCTGTGGCCTCTGCGATGTTACTAACTGGGACCTTGGTAACTTTCCTTGTGTCAAGTTTCATGGACCCGGGCATTCTCCACCAAG acccCCCATGGCCAGGCACAGCAGAGGTGGCCTATGTGATAGTGAACGGTCAGAAGTATGAAATGGACTGGTGCAGTAGATGTGAGCTCTACCTTCCCCCTGCGGCATGGCACTGCCGTCGCTGCAATGCCTGTGTGGAC CGGTTCGACCACCACTGTGAGTGGCTGAATAACTGCGTGGGGAGACGTAACTACCGTGTGTTCCTGCTCTTCCTCCTGTTGCTGACGTCATACCTGCTActggtcctctcctcctctcagctctACCTCTTCCTCACCCTCCTCATCCTGCAGCAGCCCTTCAGCCTGCCCCACGCCACCAC TGTGGTCGTCATGGTTACCAGCCTGGCCTGTGTTCTCTTGGTCTTGGTGATACTCATCAGCCACATCAAGCTGATCTCCAATGGAGAGCCATCCTCTACTATA GAGCCCTACTTTGAGCCTGATGATCAGAACCCGTTTGATCAGGGCTGCTGGAAGAACTGGACCCACGTCCTCTGTTCTAAGACTGGACCCAG GTATCTGGGGGCTGTGAAGCCCAGCAGAGGAGGAGACACTGAGGGGGACTGGAGCAGAGTAACCCCTCTCCATCAAGAGGACCTGTGTTTGTACAGCTGCGGCCAAGTCTCCTGTTGTAATACCTGTAAACATCACAAGGTGGCGGTAGGCCCAGCCAGCCGGGACCGTTTCAAGCACAACACACTGAGTCTAGACAGTCtgaaggaagggagagggagtCACTACTGCTACAGGAAAGTAGTACCAGCCGGCTGTGTGATAACAGACAAACACAGCAACAATAAAAAACCCTCACAGAGCTCTGCTGTGGAGATCCCAG ATATAGTGGCTGCTGGTGATGAGGACTTGGACCAGGAACGGGATGAAGTTCCGATCAGAGCAGCAAAGTAG